The Podospora bellae-mahoneyi strain CBS 112042 chromosome 7, whole genome shotgun sequence genomic sequence TGTCCCTTGCGTTAATGTTGACTCGACCAGAAGCAAGGAGCTGACGAATAACTGCTTCGCTTTCTGCTCCGCTATTCCAATTGTCAAGGCAGGTGCATAATTCTAGGAGAGGCGTTTTCCCATTGACATCCACGATGTCAGCATCAATGCTCTCCATCGCGAGCAGCCTTGCCAGTATCGATCGATGGCTTCTCAGTGCCACCCAGGCCAGTGCTGTCCGCCCTGTTTGGTCTCGATGATTGGGATCCAGTGTCGGGTCTTCTAGGAGAATATCCACAGCCTTCTCGTTTTCAACCATTGCTGCAACAATTAGTGCTGTCCAGCCCTCTTCGTCCGTGTAGTTCGGGTCTACGCCTTCGATCTGCATCAACAGGCATGTGGCTGATGCATCACTACTAGCCAAAAGTTCGGAAAAGCTAATAGGCTCATGATTTGGGTCGGCAAGATATTTTGACAGGAGCAATCGAAGAACTCTCGCGCATCCAGCCTTGGCAGCCCGAAGCAGAAGGTCCCGCACAGCGTTTTGGGAGGCTATCGGGTCTAATAAAcccatctcggcctgccTGAATAGCAGTTCGGCGACTTCGTCATGGCGCCTTTGAATCGCGTAGGTCAACATGTCCATGTCTTGGCCATATTGGGGAGACTTGACAGCCTTGTCTATATCGTCCTGTGCGAGCAGAAAACTGACAAGCTGCACATGTCCCCCTTCAACAGCGACCGATACAAGATTGGCGTATGGGTCATAAGTCGAAAGGCTCTCATGCCATAAAGATCCCGAGCGCCCGACCCTCAAGTTCAGACCATGGAGTTTACtggtcaacaacaacttcaCCACTACGGTATGTCCACCTTTTGCGGCATGCTCAAGGGCACCATTCAAGTTGCGGTTTGCACCGTGCAATTGAAATTTCTCAACAGTTGTGACATGCCCTCGGCTTGCGGTGAGTGAAAGGGCGGTGTGGCCGGCGTGATTTCGACGGTTAACAGCTATTTGATTATTGCTCAGCAACATGTCAACAAGGGCCTCATACCCTGCTTCAGCAGCCCAAGCAAGAGGTGCGTTGCcgaggctgttggtggtgttgacatCCACGCCATGGTTCAAGAAGGCTGTGACAGTGGTCTGGTTGTTTGTAGATGCCGCCACAACCAGGCCACGAGTCTCTAATgtagagagagaggaagccGGTTGACAAAGGAACGTGCTTGGGGGCACTGTACCTGTCAGTACATCCAGATGTGTTTTGACTAATTGGAAACTATCAGATGACAACAGTTGGTTATGATCGATGATTGTGTGGATGATGACTACCACGGCATGGCACCTCACCACTATCCTCGTTACTCACCTCTGATCTGACCAcagaagaaggagctcaTTGATGACTCGATTCGTGAgttctctgtctctctggcGGGTAAACGACAAACGAAAAAGATTTGCTGTCACATATCGGGCAAGATCTTTATGTCTGGCTCGTATCATCAGATGCAAGACGCCTTTCCGTCGCTTGAAAGCCTCGGGAATAGGCTATGATGTGGTGAGTAACAGCTTGAGGCCGTGGTTTTCCTGGAGTTTAAGCATCTTCTTGAATAATTCGCTTTGGATATCTGGCGGGCAATGGTTGATGCCGTCCAAGATGATCCACAATCGTGAAAATCTTGCAACAACCCAATCCAGGCcttggaggatggcggcgagaTCATCAGCGGCTGGTAAATGGGCATGCGTGGCAATCAATGTTGTGTGGACATCTGACAGGCTCTGCGCTAGTTGCTGGAATAAACTCAAGATGATAGGTGGTAGACCTTGCTCGGTGGGAAGGTCACCCAAATAGACGTACGCGACTCCTGTCGTGGTATCTTCGCGGAATCTGTCTTGTAGGGTTTGGATGATAGTCGATGCCATAATTGTTTTGCCAATTCCTTCTTTGCCTGTGCAAACTAAGATGTTGCGATTCGGACTGAGTAACCATGAACGATACTTTTCAGAGGATAGCACCGATAACCAGGTCCCGGGAAATCGTTGTTTGATATAGGCGGGATGGCGTGTAGTGAAATCACTTGGTGTAAGCCATCCAGATGCCCCGAAGTATAGAGTGTCTTCGATTCTCCTGTTGCAACAACGACTAGGGAAGCTTGCAAAGCATCAGCATGAACTCACAGAACACAGGTGACGATGGGAATCAACGTTGGCAGCAGTTGTTTTGAGGCAAATAGCTCAGTGGTTATCTGTCTCGCACAAGCTGCAACTGTGGCCGCAGGATAACCCAGTGAGTCGTCGGCCTTGCAATTGTCCGTGACGCCTTGAATTAGAAGTGAGGGAAGGTGTCCAATCACCCACACCAACCCCTGAAGAGTGCCATCACCAAATTGTGACATCCCGAAGCCTTTAGTGTTAGGGGTGATAATGACTTGCGGCCCAGGGTTGCCCGGCTCGCAACATGAGTGTTGATAGATACCAAACGGCTCAGCGTGAGTGTCGATTCTCCTAAGGGATTCATCCAATGGGCCTCCACGCAAGTATTCCAAACTGCCGTCGTCAGAGAGGTTGCTAACCACAACATCTCCCTTACGAATAACTGACTCATTGACTCGGTCAGGTAAGTCGTCCTCGATGGTGATAATAACGACCAGTTCAAGTTGCGGGAACCCACGATTTCAAGTCGAACATAGAGGACTGGTCGTTGCTTAGATTGGGGTGCCGAAAGTAAACAACAAAGCCGAGCTCGGATGCTCTGCCGAATATGAACTGCTGGATAACATCTTTAAGCTTTGAGCGCGAGCTTCGAATTGTGCCATGCTCCTCGTCGAGCATAAACAGAAGTGCTGTCTCAACGAGCTCATCGAAGCACATCCATGCCACTGTGTAGTCGTCATAATTAATGGCTTCACCCATATCGAGTAGCTCTTGCTGGAGCTGGACTAATGTTCTGTCAAGGAGAAATCGTGAGATAGAGGAGCGATGTGGGCGTGGCAGACCATTGGTTCAGGTTGCGATGATACTCCATATGTCAGCATTGGCTGTGCCTTTGCCAAGGAGTCGGCTTCTGATGGTGCTCAGCATGATAGCGATTGTATCTTGCTGAAATGGGTTCACTTCAAGTCTGGCCGGATGAAAGGCAGTGCAAAAACAATGTCTTGATGAAGTAGTCGACGAGTGATGGTCAACAAGGTGTTTGATTGCTGAAAGGAAGCCCAGGATGGCTTGCCCAGAGGAACAGGGAAAGCACAGACCATATCAAATCGCTGCATCCACCAAAGATTCCAGGCAGGGTCAGCCACAACAGAGCTCCAGCATACGCCACACCTCACCTGCATGCTTGGACTTTTTCGAGGCCTTTGAAGTCGCATGCATCTCCAGTCCTAACCTCGATCGACGTCCCCCAAATCCGGTCCATTTATTTGTTACCAACTGAATTCAAACGCCTCAAAACACAGAAACCTCAAtccgcaaaaaaaaaaaaaaaacctcgCACAATGGATTCCGAAGGTGTCAAGAAAGCCATCGTGCAGGCCACTCTCCAAGAGACCAACACAGCCAACGCCCGTGCTCTTATCGAGGTACCTCGCGCCTCTCTCACAATTGATCCCAGTTCCTAACATGTTTTGTTTTCCAGGGTATCACCGGCAGCTGTTTCGAGAAGTGCGTTCCCAAGCCCggcacctccctctcctcgagCGAAAAGACCTGCATGTCCTACTGCGTCGAGAAGTACATTGCGTCCTGGAACGAGGTCAACGGCACCTACATCCGGAGGTTACGGCAAGGGGCTGAGGGCAACCACTAAATCATTGGCTTGGGACATGTAATGATACTATGTTGTACGATATTGGCATAGAGCAACGGGCAGGGAGGGGCAGAGTTGTATATGAATACAGATACCCAAATGGCTGAGGTGCAACAGAT encodes the following:
- the TIM13 gene encoding protein translocase subunit (COG:U; EggNog:ENOG503P6U7; BUSCO:EOG09265PJ3) codes for the protein MDSEGVKKAIVQATLQETNTANARALIEGITGSCFEKCVPKPGTSLSSSEKTCMSYCVEKYIASWNEVNGTYIRRLRQGAEGNH
- a CDS encoding hypothetical protein (EggNog:ENOG503NZ8C; COG:M) — translated: MGEAINYDDYTVAWMCFDELVETALLFMLDEEHGTIRSSRSKLKDVIQQFIFGRASELGFVVYFRHPNLSNDQSSMFDLKSWDDLPDRVNESVIRKGDVVVSNLSDDGSLEYLRGGPLDESLRRIDTHAEPFGIYQHSCCEPGNPGPQVIITPNTKGFGMSQFGDGTLQGLVWVIGHLPSLLIQGVTDNCKADDSLGYPAATVAACARQITTELFASKQLLPTRIEDTLYFGASGWLTPSDFTTRHPAYIKQRFPGTWLSVLSSEKYRSWLLSPNRNILVCTGKEGIGKTIMASTIIQTLQDRFREDTTTGVAYVYLGDLPTEQGLPPIILSLFQQLAQSLSDVHTTLIATHAHLPAADDLAAILQGLDWVVARFSRLWIILDGINHCPPDIQSELFKKMLKLQENHGLKLLLTTS